From Acidobacteriota bacterium:
AAGCACAATTACGCTGGTTACGCCAGGCGCTGTGATGGAGTGAGTCGATTTCCAATAGACGTCTACGCTTGAAACAACGCCCGGTTCTGCGGAGAAAACCTGCGATGGGCACAACAGTATCGATGCGAAAAGCAGGCAGGCTGCTCCCGCGACGATCCACGCTTTGTTCCCCAACGCCATCGTTCCTACTTACTTGCGGTCTTCGCCGGAATTGTGAACGCAATCTGGCGTGTCTCCACATGAGTGCCGCCATACACGACCGAGAGAACCGCGGTGTACTCTCCGGCATTCAAGTCTCCATTCCAGTCCACTTGCATTGTGTCCTTCTGTCCGGGAAGGAATCGCTTGATCAGGCTCTCCGACTTTCCAACCAACTTATACTGCAGATTCAGAATGGCCAGGCGGGCCTGCGGAAATACGTGAGTGTTGCTCTCGTTATCGACTGAGAAGCTGACCTTCAGCGCTTCGGTCGCCGTGGGAGGCATAAGTTTCAATTCCTCGAGCCTTACGGCGTATGCCTCAGAGTTCTTGGCCGTCAGCAGCACCAGACAACCGAGGCGCATGTTTGTGAATATTTTTCGGCCATCCTCGGTGGTTTTGTCGCTGGGGATGGGCTTCGATTCGACGAACAGTACGGCATAGTATCCGCCACGCGCGCCCACCGGCGGCGTGACAATTGCTCTCATCTTTTGCGACCCGCCGGCAGGAACTTCGAACCTTTCCGGAACAAACTGGATCCAGTTCGCGGCTGATCGCGGCGAAGTTCCTGGAGCAGCGAAGACTTTTTCGTTTTTGTCGTTAAACCAGAGATCTGTGATTTGCACGTGCAGTTCAACTGGCTGGCTACCGTTGTTCGCAACAGCCAATGAGTATTCGAAGGGAACTCCGGGCTTGAAGTCCTCGACGATCTGCGCGGGAGCCAAGGCAATCGCCTGCGTGAACGCGGCGCCCGGAACGAAAAGGATTAGAAAGATTAGAAAGCGCAGCTTGGGGGAAGTGAGTTTCATTATTGCACCGTCATTGTGTATGTAAGCGTTGCAGTTTCAGCGGAACCGGTAACGATCCCAGGCGCGTTTGTGTTGGCAACGAAGAGTCCGAGATATCTCGTGATTGATGAGCCACTCGCGACCGAGTTGGTGATTTGAGTTGGAGATCCGGAATTGTTGGAAATTGCACTGTAGCCCGATCCGCTGCTGCCGGAATCGTAGAGTTTGAGAATTGCGGAATGAACGAAGTCGGTGCTCACGTAGGTACTGATTGTGGTCCCGCTCGTTGCAGTAAAGCCGCTGAATGTCGGTTGGATCAGATAAGGACTTGTGTAGAGAGCCCCGTTGGCTACTTGGCCGTTCACGATCGTTAGGCCTGCTGCGGGGTTAATGCCAAGGCCATTTACATTTCCGAACCGTGCTGTGAAATCAGGTGTGGATCCCGTGGGCGTAAAGGTCAGGCCCGTCGAACTCGCCAAAGTCATCTTGAGCGCGGTCTGGACTGTTTCCGCCGGGTTGGCCAGCGTCAACTGTAAGGTCTGTTGAAGATTATTGTGGCTCGCATCGTACACATGGAAGGTCACCGTTGCCGAATCGCTTGATGTGATCGCGAATCCATTGGTGTTTGCTACGAACAATCCCAGATATGCCGTGTAGTTTGCGTTATTCGGCGTAGACCCCAGAGCAACTATTTCGCCAGCTGCGCTAGTCGGCAAAGTTGAGTAACTGGTCTCGACCGTGCAAGCTCCGGAGACAGAACAGCTCCGAAGTTGAATGACGCTGGATGACGTGGTGAAGTTCGTCGATACATAAGCTCTTACTTCACCGTGATGACCGTTGTTTGCTCCGCTCAGGACGATCGTGTACGGCGTGTAGTACAGCACTCCGCCGGTTGTAGCAATTACCGTTAACCCGCCTGATGGATTTCCAATGGACGGCGTCCCGATTCCCAGGCCGTTCACATTTCCGAAACCGGCACGGTAAGGAGTTGCTCCTGCGATCGTGACTCCTGATGCATTCGTCTGCAGCGTGGCGCTTTGTGCAGCGCATGGAATCGGAGTGCCAAGATGTAACCAGCCAGTCAGAGCCAGCGTGAACGCGATTTTTGGGAGGGTCTTCATCATGCCCAAACGTAGCAATCCACGCTGAGCCTTGGATTGCTTCCGAGAGCGCAGCGTGGATTGGTTGATCTGACTCGTCAGTGGCATGTTGTTTCCGGTTTTGGGGCTCACTGGAAACCCATACCTTAGTTAACGGTTAACGTGAATGTAACGGTTGCGGAGGTCGCGCCGGTTAGGCCTGCACCGTTCGTGTTAGCAATGCTCACACCGACATAACGCGATACTGCGGTGCCGCTGGTTGCATTCGTCGCGATAGTATCTGGCGAACCAGAGTTCGTGCTCATCGCGCTGAAGCCGTTAGCTGCAGGAACAGCCGCCGAGTTGGCGGTGTCGCGAACGAGCGAGACGTTAGCCAACGAGAAGTTCGAAGAGACGTAAGCCGTAACAGTGTTGTTGCTGGTGGCCTGTGACGTGAAGCTCGGGGTGAAACGATATTCGGTGTAGTAAATGGCGTTACCACCTGTTGCTGCCGGCGTGTACTTGCTGCCGCAGCCGCCGTTGTTGATTGCCATCCCGTCAACAGTTCCGAAGTTCATTTGAAAATCAGTGGTAGTTCCAGCGCTGATCGCGCAGGATCCGGCTGCTGCGCCTGTGCTCAGCGTGAGCTGCACAGCTGATTGAATCGTTGCCGATACCTGAAGTGTCGGAGCAACGGTGTTTGTGCCTGTCGCCTGTGTCGCAGCGAAGGATGTCGATGCCAGCAACAGGGCTGCGAAGATTGCGAGTGTCATGCGTTTCATAATTTCTCTTCTCCTCTTGAGGTCCCTGTGCCACTCGACCTTGTCGTGTGGATTTAGGGGAAAGAACAAATTTTTAAATTGCTTGGCCCGAAATCCACAGTGGGAAGTCAGCGTAGGAAATCTTCTTTCCAGTCGCCCTGTCGGACTATCCCACCCGAAATTATTCCCATTTTGGTACCCGCGAAGATACCGAAAGGACTATGTACTTCGGGTGCGATGTGCCGAGATTATGATGGGCCTATGAAGGGGTCAACGTAACGCGCGAGTACGCACAAGTAATGTCCACTTTCGTGGGAGAGCAGCAAAAAGCCGCGATTTCGAAGGACCCCAGGTGGTAAGTGTCTGATTTAGAAAGGCTTGTTCAAAGGAAGGCCTATGGGTATTCCTGCATTGTTGCTGACCGGAGGCCCTCGTGACCGGCGAAATACCGGTTACTTCAATAACTGTCGAAGTTGCGCTGAATCCTTCAGAAAATCGATTTTTGGAAGGCGGGGACAAGCTGGAATGGGGTTTCAAAACGACACGACCCGCGCGGTTATCACCGCAGCGGGTCGCCGGTAAGCTGTTGGGATTGGCTTGAGGCGGTCACTCTATGCGAATGGCCTCTGCAAACCTCCAATGTGTAGCGGAGTTCGCCAGGTCTTTAGAGCTGAACGCCCTAAGCCTCAGCCACCTCACGTTTATTACTACTACCATCAGAACTTTTCATATATGTTGGATCGCCCTCCTTTCCCGTGTGATCTAAAGGATATTTGCTGCTAATTTCAAAGTCAACCGGCAGAATCGCGTTGCTAAACGACAGCGATTAGCAATAAGCAATAGCTGAGAGGCTATAGCACGTTCAGCTTGCAACTTTTGCCCTCATGCAGGCGTAATAAAAATATTCACTACCGAGTCATAAATCTTAATGCCGACCGACACTATGAAAGGCGCCGACATTGAGGCGCAGAAGCTTTGCCGCAGCTATCGCATGGGACAATCCGAGATTCGGGCCGTAAACTACGTGAGCTTTTTGATCCAGTCCGGAGAGTTCGTCGCCTTGCTCGGAACATCCGGATCTGGCAAGTCTTCCCTGCTGAACCTCATCGCCGGCCTGGATACTCCGAGTGCTGGTTCAGTTTCGGTTGACGGACGCGACCTCGCGCGCATGTCTCGCGAACAACTTGCCCGTTATCGACGGAGCACTGTGGGCATGGTTTTTCAGGCGTTCAATCTCGTCGCGGCGATGACTGTGCTCGAGAATGTCGAACTGCCGATGCGCTTCGCCGAAGTACCGCGCGACCAGCGCCTGAATCGCGCTCGAACGGCACTCGAACGCGTGGGCTTAGGCCATCGTCTCAATCATCGTCCATCAGAACTTTCTGGAGGCGAGCAACAGCGAGCTTCCCTAGCACGAGCATTAGTCAACTCGCCGCAGTTGTTGCTCGCCGATGAACCTACGGGAAACCTCGACAGCCGCACGGGAAGCGAAATCATGGAGTTGATCCATACGATTAACGGGGAGGGCACAACCGTGTTGATGGTCACCCATGAGCGTCCTCTAGCGGAACAATACGCATCGCGGTTCATATTCCTGCGCGACGGAAAACTGGTTAGCGATCCCTCCGAGGTGCCAGCATGAAGACGGGTGATCTAGTCGAACTTGCCGCGCGAAATTTGCGTGAGTCTGTGCTGCGCAATTCCCTTACCACGGTGGGAATCTCCGTCGGGGTCGCGTCGCTGGTCGCCATGCTGTCGCTGGGCATCGGTCTACAACATCTTGCCGCATCACGTCTGGCGAAATCGGGATTGTTCGACAGCATCTACGTGACTTCCGGGAGGCGCATGCAAGGGCCGAACGGTCGGATGGAACGAAGAAAGGGACCGCCACCTCCGCTGGACGAGCCCGCGCGTCAGAAGATGGCACGCTTTACTGAAGTCTCAGAGGTGTACCCAGACATCCGCTTCCCCGCGGAAGTGAGACTTGACTCTCCGAGCAACATCGAGGATCCTCCGGCGCAAGAACCGAGCTCCACGAAGTCCGAATCGGGAAATACGACTGAATCCGGAGAACGCTCTGGAAGTCGCGAGTACCAATTGGTCAGTGGGTTGCCTATGTCTGCGCGACAACTCGAGACGTTCGATAACATAAAGGGCAGATACTTCTCGGCGCCTGATGCTGCTGAAGTAATACTGCAGGCAGATGAGGCTAAAAGTCTGAGTGACAAACCTGAAGAGGTCGTCGGCAAAGACATTGTTCTTCGCTACGCCTCTCGGCACCTTCTTAAAGATGATGCGACGAACTCGGCCGCTTCCGAGTTCGGTGCGGCTAGCGAACTAAGCGTCTACGCCGTGACGCCGGTAGAGCGAAAAGTAAAGATTGTTGGTCTGGTCGAGTCGAAGGCCGACGCCGGAATCCGCGGTGCAGGCAGCGCTGGAGCATATGTCCCTATCGCCTTTGCGCAACAGCTCGAGCCGATGCAGATGACGCAAGTGCGCCTTGCAGGCGATCGCGATCCACTGTCGAACAGCTACCAGGCGCTGATCGTGCGAGTCAGCCGGTCTGCCCAGGTGGAACCAGTCGAAGACAAGATCAAGCAGCTCGGCTACAATACCTTTTCCCTTCTCGATGCTACGCGCAGCTTGAGGAAGTTCTTCGCCATCCTCGATCTCTTCCTCGGCATTTTCGGGAGCCTCGCGCTTGCGGTTGCATCGCTCGGGATCATAAACACGCTGGTGATGTCAATCCTCGAGCGTCGCCGCGAGATCGGGATCATGAAGGCGATAGGAGCCAGCGATGGCGACGTGCAAAAGCTCTTCTTCGCCGAAGCCGGAGCCATGGGCATCTTTGGGGGCACGCTCGGTGTCGTGCTTGGATGGATCATAGGCCGCGTCATCAACTTCGGCACGCGCGTTTACATGCAGCGCCAGCAGCAATTCACTCCAGACGACGTGTGGCTGGTGCCTCTGTGGCTGGTCTTGGGGGCGATCGGGTTTTCGCTGATGGTGAGTCTGGTTGCCGGACTGTATCCCGCGGCTCGTGCGGCTCGCCTCGATCCGGTGCAAGCCCTGCGTTACGACTGAAACAGGCTGGCGACTGTCAGCTATCGGCTTTCGTGCAGCAGCCGTTATCGTATCAAACCCAAATGCGTTTTGGCCGAACGCCGAGTGCCGACAGCTTGTTGAATATGCGCGTAAACTCTGAGAAAGTAGATCATGGAACCCCAGTCGATCGTCATCCTCGACTTTGGCTCGCAATACACGCAGCTGATTGCACGTAGAATTCGCGAACAGCGCGTCTTCTCTGTCGTACTTCCCTGCACTGCCCCGCTCGACGAAATCCAAAGCTATCGCCCTGCCGGAATCATTCTGTCTGGCGGTCCTTGCTCCGTCTATGACGACGATGCGCCTCCAGCGGACGAGCGTGTGCTCTCGCTCGGGCTTCCCGTTTTGGGCATCTGCTACGGACTGCATTTCATTACGCACAAGCTCGGAGGAAAAGTAGTTCCGGGGCCGAAGCGCGAGTACGGTCATGCGCAGGTCGAGGTAGTCGAACGAGAGTCTTCGCTCTTTCGCGACTTGCCGGCATCGCTCTCGGTGTGGATGTCTCACGGAGACGAGGCGCGCGAGCTGCCCTCAGGGTTTCGAATAGTAGCAAAGAGCTCCAGCGCGCTTGCAGCAATCGAGAATCCGGAGCGCAAGACATGGGCAGTGCAGTTTCATCCTGAGGTTCATCACACGAAGCTTGGCACCGATCTGCTGCGTAACTTCGTCTTCGGCATCTGCCATGCCGAGCCCAACTGGACGGCGCAACGATTCATCGACGAGACCGTCGCGTCGATTAAAGAGACGGTCGGCGATGGACACGCGATCTGCGCGCTTTCTGGCGGCGTGGATTCCTCCGTGGCGGCCGTTCTGGTGCAGCGTGCCATGGGAGACCGGCTGACCTGCGTCTTTGTCAACAATGGCGTATTGCGCAAAGACGAATTCCAGAAAGTACAAACCAATCTTCGCGACCGGCTTGGACTCAACCTGGTAGCAGTGGATGCGAGTAATAGGTTTTTGTCGAAGCTTGCAAGCATCACCGATCCGGAAAAGAAGCGCAAGATTATCGGAAACGAGTTCATCGCGGTCTTCGATGACGAAGCCGAAAAGCTCATACGGAAATATCAGCAGCAAAAGGCCTCGAACGGCAGCGGTGTTAAGAAAGCTGAGTTTCTCGTTCAAGGGACGTTGTACCCAGATGTGATTGAGTCACGCTCAGTCCGCGGACCTTCACAGACAATCAAGACTCACCACAATGTCGGCGGACTGCCAGAGAAGATGAATCTGAAGTTAATTGAGCCGCTAAAGGATCTCTTCAAGGACGAGGTACGCCGCATCGGTCGCGATCTGGGCATGCCCGCGGAGATCCTGCAGCGTCAGCCCTTTCCCGGTCCGGGACTCGCAGTCCGCATTCTTGGCGAAGTCACTCCCGAGCGCGTGAAATTACTTCAAGATGCTGACGACATCGTTGTCTCTGAAATCAAAGCCGCCGGGCTCTACAACCAGATATGGCAAGCATTCGCGGTTCTGCTGCCCGTGATGTCCGTTGGAGTCATGGGCGATTACCGCACTTACGCGTACACCTGCGCGATTCGCGCTGTGCATTCCGAGGACGGCATGACCGCAGATTGGGTCCCCCTTCCGTATGAGGTACTGCGCACCATTTCGAGCAGGATCGTTAACGAAGTCCTTGGGATCAACCGAGTAGTGTATGACATCACTTCAAAGCCGCCGGGCACGATTGAGTGGGAGTGATTCCTTCGTGGTGTTTGTCATTCCGAAGCGCAGCGAGGAGTCTGTACCACACGGATGCGCACTCGTAAGAATAAAAATGCTTCGCTAGACTAGGAAATGACAGTGTGTTAGGCGTGCATGGCTTCGGCGGAAATCAGCTCATCACCGCATCCGCAGCCTCATGCTTTAGCAGCGTCCGCGACTAACTCAGCTACGCCTTGAGGTCTCCATTCGCTCCATTGCGACCTCCTCAAACCGTGAGCATCCAATGTGTTAGGCTTTCCCATGGACCTCTCCGCCCAGGGCACCGTCTCCGAGGGCAGTGGATTTGTGTCCCCGCCTCAGCCATCGGGATAAAGGAACAAAGGTTTTGATCGGAATCATCATCTCCAAGGTTATCGGGACTAAGAACGAGCGCGAGATGAAGCGCTTGTGGCCCATCGTTGGGCAGATCAATGCCCTTGAGCCTGCGATGCAAAAGCTCTCCGACGATGAGCTTCGAGCCAAGACCGAGGAATTCCGCCAGCGTATCCGTGAGTCCGTTCAGCGTGCCGCTCCCAACGATCTGGATGAGCAGCCGGTCGAGTCCAGCACGAAGGCAAAGCACGATCCAGTGCTAGAAGAGGCTCTGAACGAGGTTCTCCCCGAAGCATTCGCCGTGGTCCGCGAAGCGGGTCGGCGCGTGCTGAACATGCGCCACTTCGACGTTCAGTTAATCGGCGGCGCAGTGCTGCATCAGGGCAAAATTTCAGAAATGAAGACCGGTGAGGGCAAAACGCTCGTCGCTACTTTGCCAGTGTATTTGAATGCGCTAGGCGGAAAGGGCGTTCACGTCGTTACCGTCAACGACTACCTCGCCAAGCGCGACTCGGAATGGATGGGCAAGCTCTACACCTCCCTCGGGCTTTCGGTTGGCGTTATCGTCCACGATCTCGACGACAACGAGCGCCGCCAGGCTTATGCGGCAGACATCACCTACGGCACCAATAACGAGTTCGGCTTCGACTACCTGCGCGACAACATGAAGTTCGATCTTAAGGACTGCGTTCAGCGCGGACATCATTTTGCCATCGTCGATGAAGTGGATTCCATCCTCATCGACGAAGCGCGTACGCCGCTGATCATCGCCGGTCAGAGCGAGGAGTCAACCGACAAGTATTACAAAGTGAATCGCATTATTCCCGCTTTGGAAAAAGGCGAGGAGATCCAGAAGAGTCTCGAAGAGACGATCTTTACCGGCGATTACACGGTCGACGAAAAGCACCGGGCGATTACCGTTACGGAACAAGGCTGGGAAAAAGTAGAGCAGATGCTCGGAATCGGTAATATCGCGGATCCCGAGAACTGGGGCTGGAAGCATCACGTCGAAACTGCCATCAAGGCGCACGTGCTCTATCGGCGCGACACCGAGTACGTGATCAAGGACGGTGAAGTAATTATCGTCGACGAGTTCACGGGGCGCATGATGCCCGGCCGCCGCTGGTCGGACGGATTGCATCAGGCGGTCGAAGCCAAGGAAAACGTCAAGATTGAGCGTGAGAACCAGACGCTCGCGACCATCTCCTTCCAGAACTACTTCCGGATGTACACCAAGCTGGCCGGCATGACGGGTACAGCGGAAACCGAAGCGGCCGAGTTTGAGAAGATTTACAAGCTCGAGATTGTCGTTATTCCCACAAATAAACCGCTGCTGCGACTCGAGAATCCGGACGTCGTTTACAGAACGGAAAAGGAAAAATACTTTGCGGTCGCGGACGACATTCAGAAGGTAAACGTCGACCAACGTCCAGTGCTGGTGGGCACCACGTCAATCGAGAAGTCGGAAAGGCTCTCGGAGTTGCTGAAGAAAAAGGGCGTGAAGCACGTGGTGTTGAACGCCAAATATCACGAACGTGAAGCCGAGATCGTCGCTCAGGCTGGACGTCTGGGAGCCGTAACCATTGCAACCAACATGGCCGGACGTGGTACCGACATTCTGCTGGGCGGCAACGCGGAATTTATCGCAAAGCAGGAGCTGCTGAAAAAAGGTTTGGCACGCTCAGTGGGAGCAGCCGCTGGAGAGCTCGCGCCAGTGGCGTCGTCGGCAAATCTAACGCGCTTTTACTATCAGGGCGCGGAGTATGAGGTCGAGGCCCAGCAATGGCACGAGGCACTATCGCGGCATGAGCATGACATTCAGGCGGAGCACGACAAGGTTGTTTCGGTCGGCGGTCTGCACATTCTGGGTACTGAACGACACGAATCGCGACGTATCGATAACCAGCTTCGCGGACGCGCGGGCCGCCAGGGTGATCCCGGGTCCTCGCGGTTCTACCTCTCACTCGAAGACGACTTGATGCGTATCTTTGCCAAAGAGTGGGTCTCGAATCTGCTTCAGCGGCTAGGAATGGAAGAGGGAATCCCGATCGAGTCGAAGCTGATCTCGCGACGTATCGAGGCAGCGCAAAAAGCTGTCGAAGCGCAGAACTTCGAGTCGCGAAAACATCTGCTTGAATATGACGATGTTATGAATAAGCAGCGCGAGGCGGTGTACGGCCTGCGTCATCAGCTGCTCGAGGGGATCGACCAGAAGGACCTCATTCTTGAGGATTACGTTGGCAGCATCATTGGCGATCTGCTCGACCAGTATTGTGCACGCGAGCGGCACGCGGAGCAGTGGGACACAACGGCCCTGAAGCAGCAGATCTTCACTCGCTTCGGTGTGGATCTTGCAGCTGAAGGAGTCGATCCCGACAAGCTGAACCGTTCCGAATTAGGCGATGCAATCTTCGACAAGCTCAAACAGCGCTACGAAGCCAAGGAGAAGCTGATCGGCTCCGAGGCCATGCGCTATCACGAGCGCATGATCATGCTTAGCGTGCTTGATGGCCAGTGGAAAGACCATCTGCTCAGCATGGACCACCTCAAAGAAGGAATCGGTCTGCGCGGGTATGGACAACATGATCCGCTGGTTGAGTACAAGCGCGAGTCATTCGAAATGTTCGAAGGGATGATGCAGCGCTTCCAGGAAGAGACCGTTCGTTATCTGTACCTGCTACAAGTGATTGAGTCAGGTCCGCCGCCGAGCCACGACGACGGGCTCACAATGGATGGAGTTCCATTTGATCCGCGACGTCCGGTGGCTCCGCCTCCGAGCACAAATGGGAATCGCCATCGCGCAGCTACCTCGATGGACGACATGGAGCGCGAGTTTAAGCGCAAGAAAGAACGTGAACTTCAGCAGGCACGGATGGCTGGTGGAGGCGAGCAGTTAGTCCAGCAGCGTCGTGTGGGCGAGAAGGTCGGGCGGAATGATCTGTGCCCGTGCGGGTCGGGGAAGAAGTACAAGAAGTGTTGCGGGGCGTGAGCTTACCTCCGCTTTCAAGGACTGTTCTGAAAGTGAGTTGAAAGGCACGCCTGAGGCCTGTGGGGACGTCTAGTGGCACAGCCGCCCTCGGCCGTGGCTACCCAAGTTCAGCAAAAAATCGACACGCTATGGCCTATCGATGTGCTCCCACGGCTCCCACTCCGCTCTGCGGAGCAATTCTTCAGTTGTGTTGAATAGGTAAGACATCTCGCACCGTAGGCATTTCCACATGTGTGGACCTGGGCGGAGCCACAGTCTAGGCCAGCTGTGCCACTAGTTCAAATTTAGAGTATGAGATACCCAAGATCCTATTCCGGCAGCGGCATGGGCCCATGATTCAGCAAAGCGACGAATCTTGGATCCTTGCGGAAGCTCACAAACTCGTGGTCTTTTTGGAAGTTCTCTGCGACTTTAAATCCTTCCTCCATCGCCTTCTTGAGATATAACAGGCAGTGCTCGGCATCGCCACGTCCCGCGAACATCTTCGCGACTACGTACGAGTAGCGCGCTCGATCCTCTGGAGAAGACATCTGCATCGAGACGCCTATTTGTGAGTGGCG
This genomic window contains:
- a CDS encoding preprotein translocase subunit SecA, yielding MIGIIISKVIGTKNEREMKRLWPIVGQINALEPAMQKLSDDELRAKTEEFRQRIRESVQRAAPNDLDEQPVESSTKAKHDPVLEEALNEVLPEAFAVVREAGRRVLNMRHFDVQLIGGAVLHQGKISEMKTGEGKTLVATLPVYLNALGGKGVHVVTVNDYLAKRDSEWMGKLYTSLGLSVGVIVHDLDDNERRQAYAADITYGTNNEFGFDYLRDNMKFDLKDCVQRGHHFAIVDEVDSILIDEARTPLIIAGQSEESTDKYYKVNRIIPALEKGEEIQKSLEETIFTGDYTVDEKHRAITVTEQGWEKVEQMLGIGNIADPENWGWKHHVETAIKAHVLYRRDTEYVIKDGEVIIVDEFTGRMMPGRRWSDGLHQAVEAKENVKIERENQTLATISFQNYFRMYTKLAGMTGTAETEAAEFEKIYKLEIVVIPTNKPLLRLENPDVVYRTEKEKYFAVADDIQKVNVDQRPVLVGTTSIEKSERLSELLKKKGVKHVVLNAKYHEREAEIVAQAGRLGAVTIATNMAGRGTDILLGGNAEFIAKQELLKKGLARSVGAAAGELAPVASSANLTRFYYQGAEYEVEAQQWHEALSRHEHDIQAEHDKVVSVGGLHILGTERHESRRIDNQLRGRAGRQGDPGSSRFYLSLEDDLMRIFAKEWVSNLLQRLGMEEGIPIESKLISRRIEAAQKAVEAQNFESRKHLLEYDDVMNKQREAVYGLRHQLLEGIDQKDLILEDYVGSIIGDLLDQYCARERHAEQWDTTALKQQIFTRFGVDLAAEGVDPDKLNRSELGDAIFDKLKQRYEAKEKLIGSEAMRYHERMIMLSVLDGQWKDHLLSMDHLKEGIGLRGYGQHDPLVEYKRESFEMFEGMMQRFQEETVRYLYLLQVIESGPPPSHDDGLTMDGVPFDPRRPVAPPPSTNGNRHRAATSMDDMEREFKRKKERELQQARMAGGGEQLVQQRRVGEKVGRNDLCPCGSGKKYKKCCGA
- a CDS encoding macrolide ABC transporter ATP-binding protein; this encodes MPTDTMKGADIEAQKLCRSYRMGQSEIRAVNYVSFLIQSGEFVALLGTSGSGKSSLLNLIAGLDTPSAGSVSVDGRDLARMSREQLARYRRSTVGMVFQAFNLVAAMTVLENVELPMRFAEVPRDQRLNRARTALERVGLGHRLNHRPSELSGGEQQRASLARALVNSPQLLLADEPTGNLDSRTGSEIMELIHTINGEGTTVLMVTHERPLAEQYASRFIFLRDGKLVSDPSEVPA
- a CDS encoding GMP synthase (glutamine-hydrolyzing), producing the protein MEPQSIVILDFGSQYTQLIARRIREQRVFSVVLPCTAPLDEIQSYRPAGIILSGGPCSVYDDDAPPADERVLSLGLPVLGICYGLHFITHKLGGKVVPGPKREYGHAQVEVVERESSLFRDLPASLSVWMSHGDEARELPSGFRIVAKSSSALAAIENPERKTWAVQFHPEVHHTKLGTDLLRNFVFGICHAEPNWTAQRFIDETVASIKETVGDGHAICALSGGVDSSVAAVLVQRAMGDRLTCVFVNNGVLRKDEFQKVQTNLRDRLGLNLVAVDASNRFLSKLASITDPEKKRKIIGNEFIAVFDDEAEKLIRKYQQQKASNGSGVKKAEFLVQGTLYPDVIESRSVRGPSQTIKTHHNVGGLPEKMNLKLIEPLKDLFKDEVRRIGRDLGMPAEILQRQPFPGPGLAVRILGEVTPERVKLLQDADDIVVSEIKAAGLYNQIWQAFAVLLPVMSVGVMGDYRTYAYTCAIRAVHSEDGMTADWVPLPYEVLRTISSRIVNEVLGINRVVYDITSKPPGTIEWE